Proteins from one Camelina sativa cultivar DH55 chromosome 8, Cs, whole genome shotgun sequence genomic window:
- the LOC104707409 gene encoding V-type proton ATPase subunit E1, with translation MNDGDVSRQIQQMVRFIRQEAEEKANEISVSAEEEFNIEKLQLVEAEKKKIRQDYEKKEKQADVRKKIDYSMQLNASRIKVLQAQDDIVNAMKDQAAKDLLNVSADESAYKQLLKDLIVQCLLRLKEPSVLLRCREEDLGLVEAVLENAKETYAGKAKVHAPEVAVDTKIFLPPPPKSSDPHGLHCSGGVVLASRDGKIVCENTLDARLDVAFRMKLPVIRKSLFGQVTA, from the exons ATGAACGACGGAGATGTATCTAGGCAGATCCAGCAGATGGTGAGATTCATCCGCCAAGAAGCGGAGGAGAAGGCCAACGAGATCTCAGTTTCTGCTGAAGAA gaATTCAACATTGAGAAACTTCAACTAGTTgaggcggagaagaagaagatcaggcAAGATtatgagaagaaggagaagcaagCTGACGTCCGTAAGAAGAT tgatTACTCTATGCAGCTAAATGCATCAAGGATCAAAGTTCTTCAAGCGCAGGACGATATTGTCAATGCCATGAAAGATCAAGCAGCTAAGGATCTTCTCAACGTGAGTGCCGATGAGAGTGCTTACAAACAGCTTCTCAAGGATCTCATTGTTCAG TGTTTGCTTCGGTTGAAAGAACCTTCTGTGTTGTTGCGTTGTCGTGAAGAGGACTTGGGTTTAGTTGAAGCTGTGCTTGAAAATGCAAAGGAGACATATGCTGGTAAAGCAAAGGTTCATGCCCCAGAGGTTGCTGTGGACACAAAAATATTCCTTCCCCCTCCTCCTAAATCTAGTGACCCTCATGGTCTCCACTG CTCTGGAGGTGTTGTGCTAGCTTCTCGTGATGGGAAAATCGTGTGCGAGAACACTCTCGATGCGCGTCTTGATGTGGCATTCCGCATGAAACTCCCAGTG ATCCGTAAGTCGTTGTTCGGCCAAGTTACGGCCTAA
- the LOC104707410 gene encoding uncharacterized protein LOC104707410: MASRHLGKKGIQASFRIGLVLPRVVASTERQISSTAFKRASESVSFSFARYLNGFGFTSLSNWSRSHESFPTETSIRYFHASRETLAKRKEDADRLLSHRERKKQTVKTKGKFSKREKKPDKPPVEAPYVPPRLKRLAKGLPEKTVDIFEGMSLLELSRRTGESVGVLQSILINVGETVSSEFDTISVDVAELLAMEIGINVRRQHSTEGSDIRPRPPVVTVMGHVDHGKTSLLDALRNTSVAAREAGGITQHVGAFVVGMPDSGTSITFLDTPGHAAFSEMRARGAAVTDIVVLVVAADDGVMPQTLEAIKHARSANVPIVVAINKCDKPGANPEKVKYQLTSEGIELEDIGGNVQAVEVSAMKSTGLDKLEEALLLQAVDIDLKARVDGPAQAYVVEARLDKGRGPLATIIVKAGTLVRGQHVVIGSQWGRLRAIRDMIGKTTDRATPAMPVEIEGLKGLPMAGDDVIVVESEERARMLSEGRKRKYEKDRLLKAEEARTEEAARTETESEEGFVRVELPIVVKSDVQGTAQAVADALKTLNSPQVFVNIVHSGVGAISHSDLDLAQACGACIVGFNVKGGSYANLSAAQASVKVFHHRVIYHLLEDVGNLIVEKAPGVSEMEVAGEAEVLSIFKILGKRRTEEDGVSIAGCKVMDGRVCRSGLMRLLRSGEVVFEGPCASLKREKQDVEQVGKGNECGLVMGEWNDFRVGDVIQCMEPVIRKPKFISSESGAVRIEC; the protein is encoded by the exons ATGGCGTCCAGGCACTTAGGCAAGAAG GGTATTCAAGCCTCTTTTAGAATAGGTTTGGTTCTTCCACGAGTAGTAGCATCTACAGAGAGGCAGATTTCCTCTACGGCTTTTAAAAGAGCTTCTGAAAGTGTCTCTTTTTCATTCGCTCGGTACCTAAATG GGTTTGGTTTTACTTCGCTATCAAATTGGTCTCGTAGTCATGAATCTTTCCCTACCGAAACATCCATAAG GTATTTTCATGCGAGCCGAGAAACATTGGCGAAAAGAAAAGAGGATGCTGATCGGCTGCTGAGTCATCGTGAACGCAAGAAACAGACTgtgaaaacaaaaggaaagttTTCAAAACGGGAGAAAAAACCGGATAAGCCACCTGTTGAAGCTCCTTATGTGCCTCCTAGGCTGAAAAGATTGGCAAAGGGATTACCTGAGAAGACGGTCGATATATTCGAAGGGATGTCACTACTTGAGCTCTCAAGGCGTACTGGTGAGTCAGTAGGGGTTTTGCAGAGCATTCTCATCAATGTTGGTGAAACTGTTAGTTCAGAATTCGACACAATCAGTGTTGATGTCGCCGAGCTTCTTGCAATG GAAATAGGGATCAATGTAAGGAGGCAACATTCAACAGAAGGATCTGACATTCGTCCACGCCCTCCAG TTGTAACCGTAATGGGCCATGTCGATCATGGGAAAACCTCGTTGTTGGATGCTTTAAGAAACACCTCTGTTGCTGCTAGAGAAGCTGGTGGAATCACTCAGCACGTTGGTGCTTTCGTGGTTGGCATGCCTGATTCAGGCACTTCAATCACATTCCTCGACACACCTGGCCATGCTGCTTTCAGTGAGATGCGAGCTCGGGGAGCCGCTGTGACTGATATAGTCGTTTTGGTGGTTGCTGCTGATGATGGGGTAATGCCGCAGACACTTGAGGCTATTAAGCACGCTAGATCAGCGAATGTTCCGATTGTGGTTGCGATCAATAAATGCGATAAACCGGGAGCTAATCCGGAAAAAGTTAAGTACCAGCTCACGTCTGAGGGGATAGAGCTTGAGGATATTGGAGGAAATGTTCAG GCTGTTGAGGTATCTGCAATGAAGAGTACAGGGTTAGACAAATTAGAAGAAGCTCTGCTTCTCCAAGCTGTTGATATTGACCTTAAAGCACGTGTGGATGGACCAGCTCAAGCATATGTGGTGGAGGCTCGGCTAGACAAAGGCCGTGGACCGTTAGCCACCATTATTGTAAAAGCCGGAACTTTGGTGAGAGGTCAGCACGTAGTTATCGGGTCTCAGTGGGGAAGACTCAGGGCTATTCGGGACATGATTGGTAAGACAACTGACCGAGCAACACCAGCGATGCCTGTCGAGATTGAAGGGCTTAAAGGTCTTCCAATGGCTGGTGACGATGTCATTGTGGTGGAATCAGAGGAACGTGCAAGGATGTTGAGTGAAGGGCGGAAAAGGAAATATGAAAAAGATCGGTTGTTGAAAGCAGAAGAAGCGAGAACAGAGGAAGCAGCTAGAACTGAAACAGAGTCTGAGGAAGGGTTTGTTCGGGTTGAGTTACCTATAGTAGTGAAATCAGACGTGCAAGGAACTGCACAAGCTGTTGCTGATGCGTTGAAAACATTAAATAGCCCACAG GTGTTTGTGAACATTGTTCATAGTGGAGTGGGAGCTATTTCTCACTCTGATTTGGACTTGGCACAAGCTTGTGGTGCGTGTATCGTTGGGTTTAACGTTAAGGGTGGAAGTTATGCTAATCTTTCTGCGGCTCAAGCCAGCGTCAAG GTATTCCATCACCGGGTGATATACCATTTGCTTGAAGACGTCGGGAACTTGATCGTAGAGAAAGCACCGGGAGTATCGGAGATGGAGGTGGCTGGTGAAGCGGAGGTGCTTAGCATATTCAAGATCTTGGGAAAGagaagaacagaagaagatgGAGTGAGCATCGCGGGTTGCAAAGTCATGGATGGTCGGGTATGTAGAAGCGGACTGATGAGGCTGTTAAGGAGCGGAGAAGTCGTGTTTGAAGGCCCGTGCGCGTCGCTGAAACGGGAGAAACAAGACGTGGAACAGGTGGGGAAAGGGAACGAGTGTGGGCTTGTGATGGGAGAGTGGAATGATTTTAGAGTCGGAGATGTGATTCAATGCATGGAGCCAGTCATTAGGAAACCAAAATTCATTTCCTCTGAGAGTGGAGCTGTGAGAATTGAATGCTGA
- the LOC104707411 gene encoding putative disease resistance protein At4g11170 isoform X2 has translation MAFASSNSWRYDVFPSFRGEDVRNNFLSHLLKEFESKGLVTFRDDHIERSHTISPELRAAIRESKIAVVLFSENYASSSWCLDELVEILKCKEEQGQKVMPVFYKVDPSDVRKQTGKFGMSFLETCCGKTEEQQHQWRQALTHAANIVGDHPQDWDNEAYMITEIIKDVVNKLLNATPSKYYNDLVGIEAHIAKMDSLLCLESQGVRIIGIWGPAGVGKTTIARALYNEYHENFKLSIFMENVRESYNGEADLDDYGLKLRLQQRFLSKLLDHKDLRIRHLGAIEERLKNQKVLVILDDVDNIEQLKALAKETQWFGNESRIIVTTQNKQLLVSHEINHMYKVAYPSKQEALTIFCQHAFNQNFPSDHFKGLLATEFVALAGHLPLGLRVLGSFMRGKSKEEWEFSLPTLKNRLDGEIEKVLKVGYNGLHIDDKALFLHIACLFSGHHKNYVKEMVIANNDSDVSFGLKVLADKSLIQIYENGIVEMHSLLRQLGREVVREQSMYEPGKRQFLMNARDTCGVLAKNTESSFFFFY, from the exons ATGGCATTTGCTTCTTCAAACTCTTGGAGATATGATGTCTTTCCTAGTTTCAGAGGGGAAGACGTCCGTAATAACTTCCTCAGCCACTTGCTCAAAGAATTTGAAAGCAAAGGATTAGTGACGTTCAGAGATGATCATATCGAAAGAAGCCACACGATCAGTCCTGAGCTCAGAGCAGCCATCAGAGAATCTAAAATCGCGGTAGTCTTGTTCTCAGAGAACTATGCTTCTTCAAGCTGGTGTTTGGATGAGCTGGTCGAGATCTTGAAATGTAAAGAAGAACAAGGACAAAAAGTGATGCCGGTTTTCTACAAAGTGGATCCATCTGATGTAAGAAAACAGACAGGAAAGTTTGGAATGAGTTTCTTGGAAACTTGTTGTGGTAAGACGGAGGAGCAACAACATCAATGGAGGCAGGCGTTGACTCATGCTGCCAATATTGTTGGAGATCATCCTCAAGATTG GGACAATGAAGCATATATGATCACAGAAATAATCAAGGATGTagtaaacaaattattaaatgcAACGCCATCAAAATATTACAATGACTTGGTTGGAATTGAAGCTCACATTGCGAAGATGGACTCGTTGTTATGCCTTGAGTCTCAAGGAGTGAGGATAATAGGGATATGGGGTCCTGCTGGCGTTGGTAAGACTACCATAGCTAGAGCTTTATATAACGAATATCATGAAAACTTCAAACTTTCTATATTTATGGAGAATGTTAGAGAAAGTTATAATGGTGAAGCTGACCTTGATGACTATGGTTTGAAGCTGCGTTTACAACAAAGATTTTTGTCCAAACTTCTTGATCATAAGGATTTGAGAATTCGTCATTTAGGCGCCATCGAAGAAAGGCTAAAGAACCAGAAAGTTCTAGTTATTCTTGACGATGTGGACAATATTGAGCAACTCAAAGCCTTGGCAAAGGAAACTCAATGGTTTGGTAACGAGAGCAGAATCATCGTGACaactcaaaacaaacaactTTTGGTTTCACACGAAATCAACCACATGTACAAGGTGGCTTATCCTTCAAAACAAGAAGCTCTTACTATATTTTGCCAGCATGCTTTTAATCAAAACTTCCCATCAGATCATTTCAAGGGCCTCCTTGCAACTGAATTTGTAGCTCTTGCTGGTCATCTTCCGCTGGGTCTACGTGTTCTTGGTTCGTTTATGCGTGGAAAGAGTAAGGAGGAGTGGGAGTTTTCCCTGCCTACGCTAAAAAATCGACTTGAtggagagatagagaaagtATTAAAAGTCGGGTATAATGGCTTACATATAGATGATAAAGCTTTATTTCTTCATATTGCTTGTCTTTTTAGCGGTCATCACAAAAACTATGTGAAAGAGATGGTCATAGCTAACAATGACTCGGATGTTAGTTTTGGACTTAAAGTCTTGGCTGATAAATCTCTCATACAAATATATGAGAATGGTATAGTCGAGATGCACTCCTTACTTCGACAATTGGGGAGAGAAGTTGTTCGAGAGCAATCTATGTACGAGCCAGGCAAACGTCAGTTCTTGATGAATGCTAGAGATACATGTGGCGTCCTTGCAAAGAATACTGaaagttctttctttttcttttattag
- the LOC104707411 gene encoding putative disease resistance protein At4g11170 isoform X1: MSEIKEELYISEKTFEEMRNLLYLKFYMSSPVDDKMKVKLLLPEGLSYLPQLRLLQWDAYPLEYFPSRFRPECLVELNMSHSKLKKLWSGVQPLRNLRIMNLYNSRNLEVFPNLTEAINLNTLDLGWCESLVELPSSIKNLQNLNWLEMSCCKKLEIVPTNINLASLEFLHLRYCTRLKTFPEISTNIRLLKIKGTAITEVPPPVEYWSKIEEICMERTKVKRLVHVPYVLERLCLRGNIELESIPSYLRYLRRLNMIDISYCINIISLPELPGSLSALTAVNCKSLQRLHGHFRNRSITMNFTNCLKLDQRAQEKIHQSIYINQSTYKVAILPGEQVPAYFPFQSTGNSIMIHSDKVDLSKFNRFKVCIVLGAGKAFQGCDIKFYKQLSCEPREYYVPKRLDAPFLESDHLCMCEFRLLPPHPPTQRELRRPIKMMMVSFEIRSPNGCEVKECGLQFLEPHETSQFRSLSAPYYFGSSWIGSGSSSSSIEEVMHADQEETSSDIEETIHGEKEGIRGNKSVRRWNKVGAKKMRLSLECLQPSLEKDST; encoded by the exons ATGAGTGAGATCAAAGAGGAGTTATATATAAGTGAGAAAACTTTTGAGGAGATGCGGAACCTCTTATATCTAAAATTCTATATGAGTAGTCCTGTAGATGATAAAATGAAAGTCAAGTTGTTGTTACCAGAAGGACTAAGCTATCTACCACAATTGAGGTTATTACAGTGGGATGCATATCCTCTCGAGTATTTCCCTTCTCGCTTTCGACCCGAATGTCTTGTCGAACTCAACATGTCGCATAGCAAGCTTAAGAAGCTATGGAGCGGAGTTCAG CCGCTTAGAAATCTCAGAATAATGAATCTGTATAACTCTCGGAATCTGGAAGTCTTTCCAAATCTTACGGAAGCAATAAACTTGAACACATTGGATTTGGGTTGGTGTGAGTCTTTGGTGGAGCTTCCTTCATCTATAAAGAACCTTCAAAATCTGAATTGGTTAGAGATGTCTTGTTGCAAAAAACTAGAGATCGTCCCAACCAACATCAACTTAGCATCTCTAGAGTTCTTGCACCTAAGATATTGCACTCGATTGAAGACCTTTCCAGAGATATCAACCAATATTCGTCTTCTCAAAATAAAAGGCACTGCGATCACTGAGGTGCCTCCACCAGTCGAATATTGGAGTAAAATTGAAGAAATTTGCATGGAGAGGACTAAGGTGAAGAGATTGGTTCACGTTCCTTATGTTTTAGAAAGGCTATGTTTGAGGGGAAATATAGAATTGGAGTCTATTCCAAGCTACCTCAGATATCTTCGTCGGCTGAACATGATTGACATCTCCTACTGCATCAATATTATATCCCTACCGGAGCTTCCAGGATCATTATCTGCCTTAACAGCTGTCAACTGCAAGTCACTTCAAAGACTACATGGCCACTTTCGAAACAGAAGCATCACCATGAATTTCACTAACTGTTTAAAGCTAGATCAGAGAGCACAAGAAAAGATCCACCAGTCAATTTACATCAACCAGTCCACATACAAAGTTGCTATCTTACCTGGTGAACAAGTGCCTGCATACTTCCCCTTTCAAAGTACGGGAAATTCAATAATGATCCATTCAGATAAGGTTGATCTTTCAAAGTTCAATAGATTTAAGGTATGCATTGTGCTTGGAGCGGGGAAAGCTTTTCAAGGTTGTGATATAAAATTCTACAAACAATTGTCGTGTGAACCGAGAGAGTATTACGTGCCAAAGCGTCTTGATGCTCCATTTCTTGAAAGTGATCATCTTTGCATGTGCGAGTTTCGATTACTGCCACCACATCCTCCAACGCAACGGGAGCTTCGACGTCCAATCAAAATGATGATGGTTTCCTTTGAGATTCGCAGCCCTAATGGATGCGAAGTAAAAGAATGCGGTTTACAGTTCTTGGAGCCTCATGAGACATCGCAATTTCGGTCTCTATCAGCTCCTTATTACTTTGGTAGTAGTTGGATTGGTagtggtagtagtagtagtagtattgaAGAAGTTATGCATGCAGACCAGGAGGAAACCAGTAGTGATATTGAAGAAACTATCcatggagaaaaagaaggaatcCGGGGGAACAAATCTGTTAGGAGATGGAATAAGGTTGGAGCAAAAAAAATGAGGCTTAGCTTGGAATGTCTACAGCCCTCTCTAGAAAaggattcaacataa
- the LOC104707412 gene encoding translation initiation factor IF-1, chloroplastic: MLQLCSTFRPQLLLPPRQFRFTDGVLIRQMNFGASNSVSIRPVIRCQRASGGRGGANRSKPAKPPVKEGSNKTVIEGLVTESLPNGMFRVDLENGDNILGYICGKIRKNFIRILPGDKVKVEMSVYDSTKGRIIFRMSSRD, translated from the exons ATGCTTCAACTCTGCTCCACGTTCCgtcctcaacttcttcttcctccccgTCAGTTCCGATTCACAGATGGTGTTTTGATTCG ACAAATGAACTTTGGTGCAAGCAATTCAGTGAGTATCAGACCAGTGATACGTTGTCAGAGAGCTAGCGGAGGTAGAGGTGGAGCTAACAGAAGCAAACCCGCGAAGCCGCCTGTTAAAGAAGGGAGCAACAAAACAGTAATCGAAGGTTTGGTTACAGAATCACTACCTAATGGGATGTTTCGAGTTGATTTGGAGAATGGGGACAACATTCTTGGTTATATCTGTGGTAAGATTAGGAAGAACTTCATACGGATACTCCCCGGGGATAAAGTGAAAGTCGAAATGAGTGTTTATGATTCAACTAAAGGTCGTATCATTTTCAGAATGAGCAGTAGAGACTAA